A region from the Leptospira venezuelensis genome encodes:
- a CDS encoding flavin-containing monooxygenase — MVAQTLERTSLNQNSQAEKVYDVVIIGTGFAGLCMGIRLKQAGIESFVILEKGNGVGGTWRDNTYPGAACDVQSHLYSFSFAPKSDWSRLFGPQEEILNYMNQCTDNFGIRSFIRTNSEVSGAIFDEKTGLWEINTVGGKSYKTKSVVSGTGGLSRPVLPNIKGIDTFKGAKFHSAKWDHTYNLQGKKVAVIGTGASAIQIVPTIAPIVGTLKLFQRTPAWIIPKPDSNISGPVKGIFKFIPPLRWLFRKAIYWLNEIGVLAFAINPKLMKIFEKFAKSFINKSIHNEELRKKLTPNYTIGCKRILLSNDYYPALNRENVELITDSIEEITPSGVKTKDGVEHKVDAIIFATGFQAAEAVSPFEIRGRGGKLLADVWEDGAEAYLGTTVSGFPNMFMIVGPNTGLGHSSMILMIESQVQYALQGIRYLLNKNIKFIDVRKDVQDRYNEEIQKRLGKSVWLTGGCVSWYNTSSGRNTTLWPGFTFEFKARTFFLRPKDYEFVRADGKAKKPGIGSRVSMVLDATFG; from the coding sequence ATGGTAGCTCAGACGTTAGAAAGAACGAGCCTCAACCAGAACTCCCAAGCGGAAAAAGTATATGATGTAGTCATCATAGGAACTGGATTTGCTGGGTTATGTATGGGGATCCGATTGAAACAAGCTGGAATAGAATCTTTTGTTATTTTAGAAAAAGGTAATGGGGTTGGAGGAACTTGGAGAGACAATACTTATCCTGGAGCTGCTTGCGATGTTCAGTCACATTTATACTCCTTCTCTTTTGCTCCTAAATCGGACTGGTCCAGACTTTTCGGACCTCAAGAAGAAATCCTAAATTATATGAACCAATGTACAGACAATTTTGGGATCCGTTCTTTTATTCGCACAAACTCAGAAGTGAGTGGTGCCATCTTTGATGAAAAAACAGGTCTATGGGAAATCAATACAGTTGGTGGGAAGTCCTACAAAACGAAATCTGTAGTTAGCGGCACTGGCGGTTTAAGCAGACCAGTTCTTCCAAATATCAAAGGGATAGATACATTTAAGGGTGCAAAATTTCACTCTGCGAAATGGGATCATACCTATAATCTCCAAGGGAAGAAGGTAGCAGTAATCGGAACAGGGGCAAGTGCGATCCAGATTGTTCCGACTATTGCTCCAATTGTAGGAACATTAAAACTTTTCCAAAGAACTCCTGCTTGGATCATCCCAAAACCTGATAGTAATATCTCTGGTCCTGTAAAAGGGATCTTTAAATTCATTCCTCCATTGAGATGGCTGTTCAGAAAAGCGATCTATTGGCTTAATGAAATCGGTGTATTAGCTTTCGCGATCAATCCTAAGCTAATGAAAATTTTCGAAAAGTTCGCTAAAAGTTTTATCAATAAAAGCATCCATAACGAAGAACTTAGAAAAAAATTAACTCCAAATTATACGATCGGATGTAAACGAATCCTTCTTTCCAATGACTACTATCCAGCATTGAACAGAGAAAATGTCGAATTGATTACTGACAGTATTGAGGAAATCACTCCTTCCGGAGTTAAAACAAAAGACGGAGTAGAACATAAGGTAGATGCGATCATCTTTGCCACAGGTTTCCAAGCTGCAGAAGCAGTGTCTCCTTTTGAGATCAGAGGAAGAGGTGGAAAACTTTTAGCAGATGTTTGGGAGGATGGAGCAGAGGCATATTTAGGAACCACAGTTTCCGGTTTTCCGAATATGTTCATGATCGTTGGCCCAAATACAGGATTAGGCCATAGCTCTATGATCCTGATGATTGAATCCCAAGTACAATATGCCCTCCAAGGAATTCGCTATCTACTTAATAAAAACATAAAATTCATAGATGTTCGCAAAGATGTTCAGGATCGTTATAACGAAGAGATCCAAAAGCGTCTAGGCAAATCAGTCTGGTTGACTGGGGGATGTGTAAGCTGGTATAATACGAGTTCTGGTCGAAATACAACTCTTTGGCCAGGATTCACTTTCGAATTTAAAGCCAGGACATTCTTCCTTCGTCCTAAAGATTACGAATTTGTTCGTGCGGATGGAAAGGCAAAAAAACCTGGGATAGGATCTAGAGTTTCTATGGTTTTAGATGCAACCTTTGGTTAA
- a CDS encoding TlyA family RNA methyltransferase, translated as MAKEKIRLDDLLLKKGLAEDISKARSLILSGSVLVNDRMSDKVGTLFEESAEIRIREIIPKYVSRGAYKLKAAFEKWNISVKDKLCIDWGASTGGFTQVLLEEGAGLVFAFDVGYGQMASKVAMNPKVTVRDRFHIRDTSWKLLSTLWAEKTEKKFPDEIFLVMDLSFISLRIVLPVLSELKIKNPHVRWNVVSLFKPQFETESRNLDKGVLRDPWIRWKTIRSFLKFLKNEIKGRRIGLEDSPITGRDGNREILVYWTL; from the coding sequence TTGGCAAAAGAAAAAATTAGACTAGATGACTTACTCTTGAAAAAGGGTTTGGCTGAAGATATTTCCAAGGCTCGAAGTCTGATCTTATCAGGTTCAGTTCTCGTGAACGACAGAATGTCCGACAAGGTTGGCACATTATTCGAAGAGTCAGCAGAGATCCGAATTAGAGAGATTATTCCCAAATACGTAAGTAGGGGAGCCTACAAACTTAAGGCTGCATTCGAAAAATGGAATATATCTGTTAAAGATAAACTCTGCATAGATTGGGGAGCTTCTACCGGAGGATTCACTCAGGTTCTTTTAGAAGAAGGAGCAGGTTTAGTTTTTGCCTTCGATGTTGGTTACGGACAGATGGCTTCCAAAGTTGCGATGAACCCAAAGGTGACCGTTAGAGATCGATTCCATATCAGAGATACTAGTTGGAAATTATTGTCTACTTTATGGGCTGAAAAAACAGAGAAGAAGTTTCCAGATGAGATCTTCCTAGTAATGGATTTGAGTTTTATTTCTCTTCGTATAGTTTTGCCTGTTCTTTCTGAACTCAAAATTAAAAATCCTCACGTTCGATGGAATGTAGTCAGTCTATTCAAACCTCAGTTTGAAACAGAATCTAGAAATTTAGATAAAGGAGTTTTGAGAGATCCTTGGATCCGATGGAAAACGATCCGCTCTTTTTTGAAGTTTCTGAAAAATGAGATTAAGGGGAGACGGATTGGTTTGGAAGATTCCCCGATCACCGGGAGAGATGGTAACCGGGAAATCTTGGTGTATTGGACTCTTTAG
- a CDS encoding polyprenyl synthetase family protein, with the protein MTNRTETNELSQLLKRSKDRFENYLENEAYPFFKKESAPELAEAMEYSLRAGGKRLRPILSFASFGKINNDSLSIGAALEFIHTYSLIHDDLPSMDDDDFRRGKPSLHKQFSEATAILAGDALQAYAFDWLTQIDSSDKNLHKDLVRTLAKGAGAAGMVSGQMFDLLLERNPSSLTGTKEELLSKTHKLKTGALIQASFLMGNRLREDFQEREETISMYGAKLGLLFQITDDILDVEGTKEDLGKTPGKDGKSGKITYPSLYGMETCKQMVSDLVFELEELGSDLDTSSSKIEVSEFPEFFKSLPSNIGKRKN; encoded by the coding sequence ATGACAAATCGAACGGAAACAAACGAACTTTCTCAATTATTAAAACGTTCCAAAGATCGTTTCGAAAATTATTTAGAAAACGAAGCATACCCATTTTTTAAAAAAGAATCTGCTCCTGAACTTGCAGAAGCTATGGAATATAGCTTAAGAGCTGGCGGAAAAAGATTAAGGCCTATTCTAAGCTTTGCTTCTTTTGGAAAGATCAACAATGATTCCCTTTCAATAGGAGCAGCTTTAGAATTTATTCATACATACAGTTTAATCCATGATGATCTTCCTAGTATGGATGATGATGATTTCAGAAGAGGGAAACCTTCTCTTCATAAACAATTTTCAGAAGCAACAGCCATACTTGCGGGAGATGCTTTACAAGCTTACGCATTTGATTGGCTGACCCAGATCGATTCTTCCGATAAAAATTTGCATAAGGATTTGGTCAGGACTTTAGCAAAAGGTGCTGGTGCCGCGGGAATGGTCTCCGGACAAATGTTTGATTTATTATTGGAGAGAAATCCTTCTTCTTTAACTGGAACGAAAGAAGAATTACTTTCTAAAACTCATAAATTGAAAACCGGAGCATTGATCCAGGCTTCCTTTCTAATGGGAAATCGTTTGCGAGAAGATTTCCAAGAAAGAGAAGAAACGATTTCTATGTATGGTGCCAAACTTGGCTTATTATTTCAGATCACGGATGATATTTTAGATGTCGAAGGAACAAAGGAAGATCTTGGGAAAACTCCGGGTAAAGATGGAAAATCCGGAAAGATCACTTATCCTTCTTTATATGGAATGGAAACTTGCAAACAGATGGTTTCAGATCTAGTTTTCGAGTTGGAAGAATTAGGATCCGATCTGGATACTTCTTCTTCTAAAATAGAAGTTTCTGAATTTCCAGAATTTTTTAAGTCTCTTCCTTCTAACATTGGCAAAAGAAAAAATTAG
- a CDS encoding synaptic vesicle VAT-1 family membrane protein yields MIRSVYRVDTKGSLDSLERREEELPPPQDNEVTVEIRAIGLNFADIFAIQGLYSATPKGSFIPGLEYSGRVIAVGKKVKNFKKNDKVMGVTRFGAYADYINIDSRYIFPLPSKWSFEQGAGFLVQGLTAYYALLPLGDLRKGQNVLIHSAAGGVGIYANRIAKKFGAWTLGSVGNHSKISLLEKEGYDAWIIRSSRFPEELKTALGGRELHLVLECIGGKIFKASYDALSPMGRMVVYGSASFMSQGDKVNWLTLAWRYLTRPKVDTLEIVSENKAVMGFNLIWLYEKIDELTVHLKALLKLNLEPPHIGSVYPFVDLPEAVRHFQTGNTTGKVVITVESGK; encoded by the coding sequence ATGATTCGCTCCGTTTATAGAGTCGATACCAAGGGTTCTTTAGATTCTCTGGAAAGAAGAGAAGAGGAACTTCCCCCTCCACAAGACAATGAAGTCACAGTTGAGATTCGCGCAATTGGCCTGAATTTTGCGGATATTTTCGCTATCCAAGGCTTGTACAGTGCAACACCGAAGGGATCTTTTATTCCAGGTTTGGAATATTCCGGTAGGGTTATTGCAGTTGGGAAGAAGGTCAAAAACTTCAAAAAAAATGATAAGGTCATGGGAGTGACCCGCTTTGGAGCATACGCGGATTATATAAACATAGATTCTAGATATATTTTTCCACTCCCATCAAAATGGAGTTTTGAACAAGGAGCAGGATTTTTGGTCCAAGGACTTACTGCTTATTACGCTCTTCTTCCTTTAGGAGATTTACGAAAAGGCCAGAACGTTTTGATACATAGCGCTGCTGGGGGAGTAGGAATTTATGCCAATCGTATCGCTAAAAAATTCGGAGCCTGGACTCTAGGTTCTGTAGGAAATCATTCAAAAATTTCTCTATTGGAGAAAGAAGGTTACGATGCTTGGATCATTCGATCTTCTCGCTTTCCTGAAGAATTAAAAACTGCACTTGGCGGAAGAGAGTTACATTTGGTTTTAGAATGTATCGGTGGTAAAATTTTCAAAGCAAGCTACGATGCGCTTTCGCCGATGGGCCGGATGGTTGTTTATGGTTCCGCTTCTTTTATGAGCCAAGGTGATAAAGTTAATTGGCTGACTTTGGCTTGGAGATATTTGACCAGACCTAAAGTGGATACATTAGAAATAGTTTCTGAGAATAAAGCGGTCATGGGATTCAATCTGATCTGGTTATACGAAAAGATTGATGAACTAACTGTTCATCTAAAGGCATTATTAAAATTAAATTTGGAACCACCGCATATCGGTTCCGTATATCCTTTTGTGGATCTTCCAGAAGCAGTCCGGCATTTCCAAACTGGAAATACAACCGGTAAAGTGGTGATTACTGTCGAATCCGGAAAATGA
- a CDS encoding LBF_0142 family lipoprotein, translated as MKLIFLLQKTKLLMISICLFVWNCNLSDLRNPAFPIQESNQKKAKDIISEIQNPKDSKVSIRGKDIWDSSFIRLFTPVSENDQKYRAWLDLSTGDLDLELMGKESKTFKKRNNISFEITDDGKEIQASGLTSIYLESFSLYIRLPFIISKFPILSYLGTQKIDQQEYDLIFVSESENQPSKNSDQYVVYLDKQDKRIKFIQFTYREVSKSYIGFLEYRGETEVNGVSMPREIYIRESLGSKDFVHKIEISRLARE; from the coding sequence ATGAAACTGATTTTTCTCTTACAAAAAACAAAACTACTAATGATCTCTATTTGTTTATTTGTTTGGAATTGTAACTTGTCGGATCTTAGGAACCCTGCTTTCCCCATCCAAGAATCCAACCAAAAGAAGGCAAAAGACATTATCTCTGAAATTCAAAACCCGAAGGATTCGAAAGTCTCGATCAGGGGAAAAGATATTTGGGACTCGAGTTTCATTCGCTTATTTACTCCAGTCTCCGAAAATGATCAGAAGTATCGAGCTTGGTTGGATTTAAGTACGGGAGACTTAGATCTAGAACTCATGGGCAAAGAAAGCAAAACTTTCAAAAAAAGGAACAATATAAGTTTCGAAATAACTGATGATGGGAAAGAGATCCAGGCATCCGGGCTAACGTCTATTTATTTAGAATCATTCTCTCTTTATATTCGATTGCCTTTTATTATTTCTAAGTTTCCTATTCTTTCCTACTTAGGGACTCAAAAAATAGATCAGCAAGAATACGATTTAATATTCGTTTCCGAAAGCGAAAACCAGCCCTCAAAAAATAGCGACCAATACGTAGTTTATTTGGATAAGCAAGATAAACGGATTAAATTCATCCAATTCACATATAGAGAAGTTTCTAAAAGTTATATTGGATTTTTGGAATATAGAGGAGAAACCGAAGTAAATGGTGTTTCGATGCCTAGAGAGATTTATATTAGGGAATCTTTAGGATCAAAGGACTTCGTTCATAAAATTGAAATTTCAAGATTAGCCAGAGAATAA
- a CDS encoding dienelactone hydrolase family protein has translation MKKIIWFSITFLLATNVLSAKVKSEIVEYKQGDTVLEGFVAYPEGAKKAPGIVLVHDWMGLGENTKARAEQLAELGYVAFAADIYGKGVRPKSMEEASKLAASFREGDRKLLRARGLAALDTLKSRSSVDQKSLAILGYCFGGTAALELARSGAPLRGTISFHGGLSTPKADDAKNIKGKVLALHGADDPFVKPDEVAAFQEEMRSAGVDWQFVSYGGAVHSFTIKEAGNDNSKGAAYNEKADKRSWLELKNFLKEIFPSK, from the coding sequence ATGAAAAAAATCATTTGGTTCAGTATAACGTTTCTTTTAGCGACGAATGTTTTATCTGCAAAGGTTAAATCAGAAATCGTAGAATACAAACAAGGTGACACAGTCTTAGAAGGTTTTGTTGCTTATCCGGAAGGAGCTAAAAAAGCTCCAGGTATCGTACTTGTCCATGACTGGATGGGCTTAGGAGAGAATACAAAAGCAAGAGCAGAACAACTCGCTGAGTTAGGTTACGTAGCCTTTGCAGCAGACATTTATGGTAAGGGAGTGCGCCCTAAATCTATGGAAGAAGCGTCCAAATTGGCTGCTTCCTTTAGAGAAGGAGATCGCAAACTTTTAAGAGCCCGAGGACTGGCAGCGTTAGACACATTGAAATCTCGATCCAGCGTAGACCAAAAAAGTCTCGCTATTTTGGGATATTGTTTTGGTGGGACCGCTGCTTTAGAATTAGCAAGAAGCGGAGCCCCTTTAAGAGGTACTATTAGCTTTCATGGAGGATTATCTACGCCTAAGGCCGACGATGCTAAAAATATTAAGGGCAAAGTGCTCGCGCTTCATGGAGCAGATGATCCTTTCGTAAAACCAGATGAAGTGGCAGCTTTCCAAGAAGAAATGAGAAGTGCTGGAGTAGATTGGCAGTTTGTTTCTTACGGCGGAGCTGTTCATTCTTTTACGATCAAAGAAGCAGGGAATGATAACTCTAAAGGCGCGGCTTATAATGAAAAAGCAGACAAACGTTCCTGGTTGGAGTTGAAAAACTTTTTGAAAGAAATTTTCCCTTCTAAGTAA
- a CDS encoding GlcG/HbpS family heme-binding protein — protein sequence MKRKHSIFVNLFPKFLAFCFLFFGIILPSQGQPLSYGPNINLEQAKKVIAAAETEAKKNQWNMAIAVVDTGGNLVLLQRMDNTQIGSIDIAKGKAATANNFKRPSRALEEAIEKGGIGLRLLAVPGVFPLEGGELILLDGKIIGAIGVSGAQSTQDGQVARAGVSALSSK from the coding sequence TTGAAAAGAAAACATTCAATATTTGTAAATCTATTCCCTAAGTTTTTGGCATTCTGCTTTTTATTCTTCGGGATTATTTTACCTTCCCAAGGCCAACCTTTAAGTTATGGACCTAATATTAATTTGGAACAGGCCAAAAAGGTCATCGCCGCTGCGGAAACTGAAGCAAAGAAAAACCAATGGAATATGGCGATCGCAGTCGTTGATACAGGAGGAAATTTGGTATTACTCCAAAGGATGGATAATACCCAAATAGGTTCCATTGATATCGCTAAGGGCAAAGCTGCAACGGCCAACAATTTTAAAAGACCAAGCCGCGCATTAGAAGAAGCGATTGAAAAAGGAGGAATTGGTCTCAGGCTTTTAGCTGTTCCAGGAGTCTTTCCATTAGAAGGAGGAGAGTTGATCCTTCTGGACGGAAAAATTATCGGAGCGATCGGAGTTTCAGGTGCTCAGTCCACTCAGGATGGACAAGTGGCTAGAGCAGGAGTCTCCGCTTTAAGTTCTAAGTGA
- a CDS encoding neutral/alkaline non-lysosomal ceramidase N-terminal domain-containing protein, translating to MNPNQIVKKIQPYLVSILLIFSALSCGTVAEYKIAYKKPEVASKTRGLVAGISKVDLTPPPGLPLAGYSKMAETEKGFRTRLYARIFYIKKDANEPVVLIQSDLLSGSLLIHHLLAERLASKTDISFGGIVFAGTHTHSAPANFYDNNFYNEFASNKPGFDKGWTDFVLDRLTSGVEEAYKSAKPAKIASGKTAIWGLTRNRSLDAYRANKNSGFEELKPEIQYQAINPDLVMIRIDAQDKDGRYKPLGAFSTFSVHGTTVPDSNDVANADVFAYPTRILEKKIRKDFKPSWDPIHALNNSTHGDNSPDYREDMQGFIESRRIGEAIGAEAARLFDSLQNSLSTDANLSFNTREVDLYENQKIGDAEVCDRPYVGTALTGGAEDGLTPVLNWLPFFAEGWPRWFLTGGCQGHKRIVGFKYLQPIVLPKSKFPHKLLLQSVKIADTLLLPVPFEVTKESGKRFVDEALKSSSQPIKNASVISCANGYFGYVTTPEEYTRQHYEGGHTLYGPGTQPFLQAHLADLTKNLPASGGKESFPASWNYELDRSDRFPETEKSEGVRELVDSPELILAEENLEKHWVFRYKDVGRSEISLHESLVSIEYKEGTSDWKELTHEGEPVDDKGVDIEVRKTSNSGKGMAVYQVRWYNPEQIAKRKYRFVIRPRAGQAKFVSPEF from the coding sequence ATGAACCCGAATCAAATTGTGAAGAAAATACAACCGTATCTAGTTTCGATCCTTCTGATCTTTTCCGCTTTATCTTGCGGAACCGTCGCTGAGTATAAGATCGCGTATAAAAAACCGGAAGTCGCTTCCAAAACCAGAGGTCTGGTTGCTGGAATTTCGAAAGTGGATTTAACTCCTCCTCCTGGTTTACCTCTAGCAGGTTATTCTAAAATGGCTGAAACCGAAAAAGGTTTCCGTACTCGTCTTTACGCTAGAATTTTCTATATTAAAAAAGATGCAAATGAACCTGTAGTTCTTATCCAAAGTGATCTTTTGTCCGGATCTCTTTTGATCCATCACTTGCTTGCAGAACGTTTGGCATCCAAGACGGATATTTCCTTTGGTGGGATCGTATTCGCTGGAACTCACACTCACTCGGCTCCTGCTAACTTCTACGATAATAATTTTTACAACGAGTTTGCTTCTAACAAACCTGGATTCGATAAGGGCTGGACTGATTTCGTATTGGATCGTTTGACTAGCGGAGTAGAAGAAGCTTACAAGTCCGCAAAACCTGCTAAGATCGCTTCAGGAAAAACTGCTATTTGGGGACTTACCAGAAACAGGTCCTTAGATGCATATCGTGCTAATAAAAACTCCGGATTCGAAGAATTAAAACCGGAAATCCAATACCAAGCAATCAATCCTGATCTAGTAATGATACGTATTGATGCACAAGACAAAGACGGAAGATACAAGCCTCTTGGAGCATTCTCTACATTCTCAGTTCACGGAACTACCGTACCTGATTCAAATGATGTAGCGAATGCAGACGTGTTTGCTTATCCAACTAGAATTTTAGAGAAGAAGATCCGTAAAGATTTTAAACCAAGCTGGGATCCGATCCATGCACTAAACAATTCCACTCACGGAGATAACTCTCCTGATTATCGTGAAGACATGCAAGGATTCATCGAATCCAGAAGGATTGGAGAAGCAATTGGAGCAGAAGCTGCAAGACTTTTCGATTCCCTGCAAAATTCTTTAAGCACGGATGCAAACCTTTCTTTTAATACAAGAGAAGTGGATCTCTATGAAAACCAAAAGATAGGTGATGCAGAAGTTTGCGATCGTCCTTATGTAGGAACTGCATTAACAGGTGGAGCAGAAGACGGACTTACTCCAGTTCTGAACTGGCTTCCATTCTTTGCAGAAGGTTGGCCTCGTTGGTTTTTGACAGGCGGTTGCCAAGGTCATAAAAGAATAGTAGGTTTTAAATATCTGCAACCTATCGTTCTTCCTAAATCCAAATTTCCTCATAAACTTCTTTTGCAATCTGTGAAAATCGCAGATACACTTCTTCTTCCGGTTCCTTTCGAAGTTACTAAAGAGTCCGGAAAAAGATTCGTGGACGAAGCATTAAAATCCAGTTCTCAACCGATCAAAAATGCATCCGTGATCAGTTGTGCAAATGGATACTTCGGTTATGTAACTACGCCTGAAGAATATACGCGCCAACATTATGAAGGTGGCCATACTCTTTATGGACCAGGTACCCAACCGTTCTTGCAGGCGCATCTTGCTGACCTGACCAAAAATCTTCCTGCTTCTGGAGGAAAAGAATCTTTCCCTGCATCTTGGAATTACGAATTGGATCGCTCCGATCGTTTTCCCGAAACTGAAAAATCAGAAGGTGTAAGAGAATTGGTAGATTCTCCCGAGCTAATCTTAGCAGAAGAAAACCTGGAAAAACATTGGGTCTTCCGTTATAAAGATGTAGGTCGTTCTGAAATTTCCCTACATGAATCTTTGGTTTCAATTGAATACAAAGAAGGCACTTCTGATTGGAAAGAATTAACACATGAAGGAGAGCCAGTAGACGATAAGGGAGTTGATATAGAAGTCAGAAAAACTTCTAACTCCGGAAAAGGAATGGCAGTTTACCAAGTTCGTTGGTATAACCCGGAACAAATCGCGAAACGCAAATATAGATTTGTGATCCGTCCTCGTGCCGGCCAAGCCAAGTTCGTTTCTCCAGAATTCTAA
- a CDS encoding YiiD C-terminal domain-containing protein: MSRPGFLQRLKFHFFNFYPPYFGAGIKVRALNKDRTLFSTTMKLTSFNKNYVGTQFGGSLYSMCDPFYMLILMEHLGSGYLVWDKAATIRFIKPGEGTVRAEFHIPKEKIQEIKEETDRKRKMDVTFTAQVVDVKTGKVVAEVDKVIYVRKKLKE, encoded by the coding sequence ATGTCCCGACCGGGCTTTTTACAAAGACTTAAATTTCATTTTTTCAATTTCTATCCACCCTACTTCGGAGCGGGTATCAAGGTGAGGGCTTTAAACAAAGACAGGACCTTATTCTCCACCACAATGAAACTCACATCTTTTAATAAGAATTATGTGGGAACACAATTCGGAGGATCTCTCTACTCCATGTGCGATCCATTTTATATGCTGATCCTAATGGAACATCTAGGGTCCGGATATTTGGTTTGGGACAAAGCAGCTACGATAAGATTTATCAAACCAGGAGAAGGTACCGTAAGAGCAGAGTTCCATATCCCTAAGGAAAAAATCCAAGAGATCAAAGAAGAAACAGATCGCAAAAGAAAAATGGACGTTACCTTCACAGCTCAAGTTGTTGATGTAAAAACAGGTAAGGTTGTGGCAGAAGTAGACAAAGTAATCTATGTCAGAAAAAAATTGAAAGAGTAA
- the gcvT gene encoding glycine cleavage system aminomethyltransferase GcvT, whose protein sequence is MSQWKTTPLHEEHKLLGAKMIPFGGWDMPVQYSGIIAEHTATREAAGLFDVSHMGEIFVEGQADIILGFLESVTCNSVSSLTNGQVQYNAIINENGGLVDDITLYKFNDQKYMICANASNVDSVYEYLKKYVPSSVKLENQSASWHQIAIQGPKADSILSSYFKSDLSHIGYYKFVLFPFSGEEIILSRTGYTGEDGFEIYSSNTTGVKIWKELLEFGKNQGLLPVGLGARDTLRIEAKYPLYGHELDENRSPNQSGIGWIVKEKKTPYPKYEQIISEKKEGPKRKIVAFELQEAGVPRENMPVLDSNGKNIGITTSGTFSPSLKKGIGLALVDSEKIQHGESIQIEIRGQAKSAIIFTQSFIPGSIRKN, encoded by the coding sequence ATGTCCCAATGGAAAACCACACCTCTGCATGAGGAGCATAAACTTTTAGGTGCTAAGATGATCCCTTTCGGCGGTTGGGACATGCCTGTTCAATATTCAGGAATCATCGCAGAGCACACTGCGACCAGAGAGGCTGCCGGCCTATTCGATGTTTCTCATATGGGAGAAATTTTTGTCGAAGGCCAAGCAGATATCATACTCGGTTTCCTCGAATCAGTTACCTGCAATTCTGTTTCTTCCTTAACAAATGGACAAGTGCAGTATAACGCAATCATCAATGAGAATGGCGGACTGGTAGACGATATCACTCTCTATAAGTTCAACGATCAGAAATATATGATCTGTGCGAACGCTTCCAATGTGGATTCAGTTTACGAGTATCTTAAAAAATATGTTCCAAGTTCTGTAAAATTAGAGAATCAAAGTGCCTCTTGGCATCAAATTGCTATCCAAGGTCCAAAAGCGGATTCTATTCTTTCTTCTTATTTTAAATCGGATCTAAGCCATATCGGATATTATAAATTCGTGTTATTCCCTTTTTCAGGAGAGGAGATCATTCTTTCCAGGACTGGTTATACTGGAGAAGACGGATTCGAAATTTACAGCTCTAATACCACAGGTGTAAAAATTTGGAAGGAACTACTAGAGTTTGGAAAAAACCAAGGACTTCTTCCTGTAGGCTTAGGTGCAAGAGACACACTCAGGATCGAAGCAAAATATCCTCTTTATGGTCATGAGTTGGACGAAAACAGAAGTCCAAATCAATCCGGGATAGGCTGGATCGTAAAAGAAAAGAAAACTCCTTATCCAAAATACGAACAAATTATCTCCGAAAAAAAAGAAGGGCCTAAAAGAAAGATCGTGGCCTTCGAACTGCAAGAAGCAGGAGTTCCTAGAGAAAATATGCCTGTATTAGATTCGAACGGCAAAAATATCGGGATCACAACTTCTGGTACCTTCTCCCCTTCCTTAAAAAAAGGAATAGGGCTGGCTCTCGTGGATTCAGAAAAGATCCAACATGGAGAATCGATCCAAATCGAGATCAGAGGACAGGCAAAGTCCGCAATTATATTCACCCAATCTTTCATTCCGGGAAGCATTCGGAAAAATTAA
- the gcvH gene encoding glycine cleavage system protein GcvH, with protein MAVTNAPPGYKFTEKHEWVKVEGDTALIGISDYAQAALGDIVFVDLPKVGKSIKQLDTFGTIESVKAAEDLYAPISGEVVEVNGNLSKNPAAVNSDPFGSWMIRVKGINSSELEKLLDPESYRELVSKLD; from the coding sequence ATGGCAGTAACTAACGCACCTCCGGGCTATAAGTTCACAGAAAAACATGAATGGGTAAAGGTAGAAGGCGATACCGCATTGATCGGGATCTCTGACTATGCTCAAGCGGCACTCGGAGACATCGTTTTTGTGGACCTTCCTAAAGTAGGAAAATCTATCAAACAACTAGATACATTCGGAACGATAGAATCTGTAAAAGCAGCAGAAGATTTATACGCTCCAATCAGCGGAGAAGTAGTCGAAGTTAATGGAAACCTTTCCAAAAACCCAGCTGCAGTGAATTCAGATCCTTTCGGATCTTGGATGATCAGAGTTAAAGGGATCAATTCTTCAGAATTGGAGAAATTATTAGATCCCGAATCTTACAGAGAATTAGTAAGCAAACTGGATTAG